From a single Bacillus pseudomycoides DSM 12442 genomic region:
- a CDS encoding GNAT family N-acetyltransferase: MDIDVKIEQLFLIEEHLNELSELLIKVVEDGASIGFLPPMGKVDAEKYWETVLSPEVILFVAKSNNQIVGSVQLQLSTKQNGSHRAEIAKLMTHPNYRRNGIGRLLMQRAEEIAKQKDRSLLVLDTREGDPSNKLYTSLGYIQAGRIPNYAKSENGELAATIFYYKNNN; the protein is encoded by the coding sequence TTGGATATTGATGTAAAAATTGAACAATTATTTTTAATTGAAGAACATCTTAATGAGCTTTCAGAACTTTTAATAAAGGTCGTAGAAGATGGGGCTTCGATTGGATTTTTACCACCAATGGGAAAAGTAGATGCAGAGAAGTACTGGGAAACCGTTCTTAGCCCCGAAGTGATTTTATTTGTTGCTAAATCAAACAATCAAATTGTTGGAAGTGTACAGTTACAATTATCGACGAAGCAGAATGGAAGCCATAGAGCTGAAATCGCAAAATTAATGACACACCCCAATTATCGACGTAATGGTATTGGTCGTTTACTTATGCAAAGGGCTGAAGAAATAGCAAAACAGAAGGATAGGTCATTATTAGTTCTTGATACAAGAGAAGGAGACCCTTCCAATAAACTATATACTTCATTAGGTTATATTCAAGCTGGGCGGATTCCTAACTATGCGAAATCTGAGAATGGTGAATTAGCTGCTACCATCTTCTACTATAAAAATAACAATTAA
- a CDS encoding IS3 family transposase: protein MNLLKTEFVRDRHFASLEELILELNDYVNWFNNVRIQGTLGYLSPVQYRQEHL from the coding sequence ATTAATCTTCTTAAAACAGAGTTCGTTCGTGATCGTCATTTCGCAAGTTTAGAAGAATTGATTTTAGAATTGAACGACTACGTAAACTGGTTTAACAATGTTAGAATCCAGGGCACACTAGGCTATTTGAGCCCTGTTCAGTACAGGCAGGAACACCTTTAA